Proteins co-encoded in one Lucilia cuprina isolate Lc7/37 chromosome X, ASM2204524v1, whole genome shotgun sequence genomic window:
- the LOC124421344 gene encoding uncharacterized protein LOC124421344 isoform X2, with protein MEFLSPPPFLSDEIIQMFDEDLIPIKSPSEYAFKEADHECLANSTNEVRFLTSISPNVDIRYEELEEGNR; from the exons atggaatttttatcaCCACCACCGTTCTTGTCCGATGAAATTATTCA GATGTTTGATGAAGATTTAATACCCATAAAATCACCATCAGAATATGCATTTAAAGAAGCAGATCACGAATGTCTTGCAAAtag TACAAATGAAGTCAGATTTTTAACCTCAATATCCCCAAACGTTGATATAAGATATGAAGAACTGGAAGAAGGTAATAGGTAA
- the LOC124421344 gene encoding uncharacterized protein LOC124421344 isoform X1, translating to MEFLSPPPFLSDEIIQMFDEDLIPIKSPSEYAFKEADHECLANSTNEVRFLTSISPNVDIRYEELEEGNRISSPTPKKRRKNPESWKCNIRKKLRESGKDYININNTKMPARKIKPACYNCFLKCAYIFSKEDRMNLHQSFWNMSDDEKNNFYIKFVARHPVVRRRTLKSAKKEFSFLYYLEKDKITYRVCRTFF from the exons atggaatttttatcaCCACCACCGTTCTTGTCCGATGAAATTATTCA GATGTTTGATGAAGATTTAATACCCATAAAATCACCATCAGAATATGCATTTAAAGAAGCAGATCACGAATGTCTTGCAAAtag TACAAATGAAGTCAGATTTTTAACCTCAATATCCCCAAACGTTGATATAAGATATGAAGAACTGGAAGAAGGTAATAG AATCTCTTCACCCACTCCAAAGAAAAGGAGGAAAAATCCTGAATCATGGAAATGTAACATACGAAAAAAGCTCAGAGAATCGGGAAAGGATtacattaacataaataataccAAAATGCCAGCAAGAAAAATTAAACCAGCGTGctacaattgttttttaaaatgtgcatatattttttctaaagaagatCGTATGAATTTGCACCAATCTTTTTGGAATATGTCTGATGacgaaaaaaacaacttttatattaaatttgttgccCGGCATCCTGTAGTACGCCGTAGAACattaaaatcagctaaaaaAGAGTTTTCGTTTCTATATTACTtggaaaaagataaaataaccTACCGCGTATGTCgaacttttttttga